The nucleotide window TGAAGAGCGTGGAGGCGCAGCACAGCACCGACCAGATGCCAATCCAGGTGCGCGAGAAGCGCAGCTCCTCCGGCCCAAAGTACATGAGCCCGTATACCTTAGTGGGTTCGCAGGGCGCGCCGCAGTCCTTCTCCCCTAGAAAGTGGTAGTTGAGGTAGGAGGGCACCCTGAGAGCGCGCGGGCAGGAGAACTTGCCCCGCTCCACCGGGCCGGCGCCCCCGGGGTAGCCGCCGCGATAACCGCCGCCGTGCTGAGGATTACTGGTCCAGAACTCCGGCAGCAAGGACGGAGTCGGGGTACCTTTGTCGGACGTGTTCTGGCCCACGCACAGCTCTCCTGCGCCATGCACCGGGAACTTCTCGCACTTGAGCGTGTCTGGCCACTGGAAGCCGAACTTGTTCATGAGCGCCTCGCAACCCTGGCGTGCGCGCTCGCACAGGGAGCGGCAGGGCGGCAGCGCCTGCTCCAGCACCGTGCACACAGGCGCATACATGGAGCACAGGAAGAACTTGAGCTCGGCGGAGCACTGCACCTTCACCAACGGGTAGAACTGGTGCACCTCCAGGCCCGCGTCCTCCTGATTCGTGTGGCCCAGCAGGTTGGGCATGATGGTCTGGTTGTACGCGATGTCCGTGCACAGAGGGATGGAGATGGGCTGGCAGTAGCCATGGTCCGGGATGGAGATGCCCCGTTCGCCGTTGTACTGCTGCCcgctctgctgctgctggggcgGCGGCGGGGCTTGCTGGCCCGGCCCGGATACCTGGCCCGCCGCCTGCGCTCGGACCCCCAACAGCAGCGGGGCCTCCAGCAGCcaaagcagcagcagtagcagcagcccACTCGGCCAGCGCCGGGGGCCAGCCcgggggcggcggcggccggTCGTGTCCCCGCGCCCCACCGCCTCCCGCCGGCCCCGGAGAGCCCCGGCACAAAGTTCCCAGCTCGGCCGCCCGGCCGGGGACTCGCTAGGCGCCGCCTCCTCAGCCATACTTTTTGGGCTCCCTCCTCGGCTCCGGTCGGCTAGGGCAGGCAGCGGCGCGGCGGGTGGCGGCTCCCACTGTGCTCGGGGAGATCGGGTCCCCACCCGTGCCCTCCGTCGGGCTGAGGTCGCGCTCCGCCCGCTCCCCCAGATCCTGCTCGGAGtcccgcagccgccgccgccgccgcagaaACTTGCGGTTCATGAAGCGCGGGCGGCAGGGAGAGCGCGAGGGGTCCCGGCGCGCCGGGGTCGCGTCCCTCCTTCCCGGGCCTCGGCGGGCTTGTGGCTCTCGGCCCGCGGCGCCGCGCTAGTGGCCGCAGCCGGGAAGAGGAGCGGGCAACTCTCGGCAGCCTCGCCGCCGCGGGTCCCCCCTGcgcctccgcctcctcctcctcggccGCCGCCTGACCATTTGTGTCAATCCCTCAACTCgctgcctctcctctccctcgCGCGCCCTCCAACCGGTTTCTAGGCGCCCCGCAGTCTGTCTTTCACAGAGAGGGAGGAGCCTTGAAACCGACGCGGAGCTGGAGGTTCAGGGAGCGTCGCCCAATCTCAGCACCCGCTTCCCAGCGCAAAGGGAGCCCTTTCCCTCCCAGCCTGTGCTGGAACCCGCAGCaggcgggaggaggaggaggaggaggaagtgctggtggtggtggtagtggccaAGGCACGGCTCCCGCACAAAGAGTAGCTCTGAAGCGGGACAGGCTtggttgcttttgcttttgcgGAAGAAAGGGCGAGGACAAGTAAGAGAATGGTCCCATATGCTGCTGGAGATAATGAATAGGAGTCGGCGGGCCGCGGGATTTAgctctgctttgctttttatctactttcaagttttaaaaatccTACCCTTGACTCTGGACACAAACAGCTACTTTGAGCGCTGGTTCTGAATGCATGCCCCTGACTTGAGAGTCGGGTTTCCTTTGAGTCTAAGTCTGTcgaggttttgtttaaaatatgacTCCAATAAACCTTGGAGCTCGAAGGCTGGGCTGGGCGGGCTTTTGGACGCGCCATTTCCCTGGATCACTGTCAGATGAAAACAACAGAACACAAAGTTTGGGCATGGAAAATGTAAGCTCGGATGCGCCTTCTAATGAGTAGTGTGGTTCGTGTAGTCAAACTTTACCCCTTCTTTTTAATGGAatcagaaacagaagcaaaggaaagCTAGCTGTCGATTAGCTGTTAAAGGCAAGGGCTTAAGAACTGAAGCATTGG belongs to Onychomys torridus chromosome 3, mOncTor1.1, whole genome shotgun sequence and includes:
- the Fzd1 gene encoding frizzled-1, whose translation is MAEEAAPSESPAGRPSWELCAGALRGRREAVGRGDTTGRRRPRAGPRRWPSGLLLLLLLWLLEAPLLLGVRAQAAGQVSGPGQQAPPPPQQQQSGQQYNGERGISIPDHGYCQPISIPLCTDIAYNQTIMPNLLGHTNQEDAGLEVHQFYPLVKVQCSAELKFFLCSMYAPVCTVLEQALPPCRSLCERARQGCEALMNKFGFQWPDTLKCEKFPVHGAGELCVGQNTSDKGTPTPSLLPEFWTSNPQHGGGYRGGYPGGAGPVERGKFSCPRALRVPSYLNYHFLGEKDCGAPCEPTKVYGLMYFGPEELRFSRTWIGIWSVLCCASTLFTVLTYLVDMRRFSYPERPIIFLSGCYTAVAVAYIAGFLLEDRVVCNDKFAEDGARTVAQGTKKEGCTILFMMLYFFSMASSIWWVILSLTWFLAAGMKWGHEAIEANSQYFHLAAWAVPAIKTITILALGQVDGDVLSGVCFVGLNNVDALRGFVLAPLFVYLFIGTSFLLAGFVSLFRIRTIMKHDGTKTEKLEKLMVRIGVFSVLYTVPATIVIACYFYEQAFRDQWERSWVAQSCKSYAIPCPHLQGGGGAPPHPPMTPDFTVFMIKYLMTLIVGITSGFWIWSGKTLNSWRKFYTKLTNSKQGETTV